A section of the Serratia liquefaciens ATCC 27592 genome encodes:
- the rsuA gene encoding 16S rRNA pseudouridine(516) synthase RsuA, with amino-acid sequence MRLDKFLSQQLGVSRALVARELRAKRVTVDGEVVKSGALKLTPEQVVAFDGNPLQQLTGPRYFMLNKPQGYVCSTDDPDHPTVLYFLDEPVAYKLHAAGRLDIDTTGLVLMTDDGQWSHRITSPKHHCEKTYLVTLEHPLAEDTAQRFAEGVQLHNEKDLTRPAQLEKIEDNLVRLTISEGRYHQVKRMFAAVGNRVIELHRERIGAIVMDEDLAEGEYRPLTEEEIASVGAPHLQD; translated from the coding sequence ATGCGACTGGACAAGTTTTTATCTCAGCAGTTAGGTGTTAGCCGTGCGCTGGTAGCGCGTGAACTTCGGGCCAAACGCGTCACCGTCGACGGTGAAGTGGTTAAGAGCGGAGCCCTGAAACTGACTCCGGAGCAGGTGGTGGCGTTTGACGGCAACCCGCTGCAGCAGCTCACGGGCCCGCGCTACTTTATGCTCAATAAACCGCAGGGTTACGTGTGTTCTACGGACGATCCCGATCATCCGACGGTGCTGTATTTCCTCGATGAGCCGGTTGCCTATAAGCTGCACGCCGCCGGTCGCCTGGACATCGATACCACCGGCTTGGTGCTGATGACCGACGACGGTCAATGGTCGCATCGCATCACCTCACCGAAACACCACTGTGAGAAAACCTATCTGGTGACGCTGGAGCATCCGCTGGCGGAAGACACCGCGCAACGCTTTGCCGAAGGCGTGCAGTTGCATAACGAAAAAGATCTGACCCGCCCTGCGCAACTGGAAAAGATAGAAGACAACCTGGTGCGTTTGACCATCAGCGAAGGGCGTTATCACCAGGTGAAACGCATGTTTGCGGCGGTCGGCAACCGGGTTATCGAACTGCACCGCGAACGTATCGGTGCCATCGTGATGGATGAGGATTTGGCCGAGGGCGAATACCGTCCGCTGACCGAAGAAGAGATTGCCAGCGTGGGCGCACCGCACCTGCAGGATTAA
- a CDS encoding microcin C ABC transporter permease YejB, with product MAAYLIRRLLLIIPTLWAIITINFFIVQIAPGGPVDQAIATIEMGQSSGFGGGGTGDGLGHARTGVASATDSQYRGSRGLDPEVIAEITKRYGFDKPLHERYFTMLWNYMRLDFGDSLFRGASVMQLVGHSLPVSITLGLWSTLIIYLVSIPLGIRKAVHNGSAFDTWSSTLIIIGYAIPAFLFAILMIVLFAGGSYLDWFPLRGLVSSNFDTLPWYSKITDYLWHITLPVLATVIGGFATLTMLTKNSFLDEIRKQYVVTARAKGLDENKILYRHVFRNAMLLVIAGFPATFVSMFFTGSLLIEVMFSLNGLGLLGYDATLQRDYPVMFGTLYIFTLIGLLLNILSDITYTLVDPRIDFEARQ from the coding sequence ATGGCGGCTTATTTAATTCGCAGACTGCTGCTGATTATCCCCACCCTGTGGGCGATCATCACCATTAACTTTTTTATCGTGCAAATTGCGCCCGGTGGCCCGGTCGATCAGGCCATCGCCACTATCGAAATGGGCCAGAGCAGCGGCTTCGGCGGCGGCGGAACAGGCGACGGCCTGGGACATGCGCGTACCGGCGTTGCCAGTGCCACGGACAGTCAATACCGCGGCTCCCGCGGGTTGGATCCGGAAGTGATCGCCGAAATCACCAAACGCTATGGCTTCGACAAGCCGCTGCACGAGCGCTATTTCACCATGTTGTGGAATTACATGCGCCTCGACTTCGGCGACAGCCTGTTCCGCGGCGCGTCGGTGATGCAGCTGGTCGGTCATAGCCTGCCAGTCTCCATTACGCTGGGGCTGTGGAGTACGCTGATCATTTACCTGGTGTCGATCCCGCTGGGGATCCGCAAAGCCGTACATAACGGCAGCGCCTTCGACACCTGGAGCAGTACCCTGATTATCATCGGTTACGCCATTCCCGCTTTTCTGTTCGCCATTCTGATGATTGTGCTGTTCGCCGGTGGCAGCTATCTCGACTGGTTCCCGCTGCGTGGTCTGGTTTCCAGCAATTTCGATACCCTGCCGTGGTACAGCAAAATCACCGACTACCTGTGGCATATCACCCTGCCCGTTCTGGCGACGGTGATTGGCGGTTTCGCCACCCTGACCATGCTGACCAAGAATTCGTTCCTCGACGAGATCCGCAAACAGTACGTGGTTACCGCCCGCGCCAAAGGGTTGGACGAGAACAAAATCCTTTATCGTCACGTGTTTCGCAATGCCATGCTGCTGGTGATCGCCGGCTTCCCGGCGACCTTTGTCAGCATGTTTTTCACCGGCTCTTTACTGATCGAGGTGATGTTCTCGCTTAACGGGCTGGGCCTGTTGGGCTATGACGCCACGCTGCAGCGCGATTATCCGGTGATGTTCGGCACGCTGTATATCTTCACCCTGATTGGCCTGCTGTTGAATATTCTCAGCGATATCACCTATACCCTGGTCGATCCGCGTATTGATTTCGAGGCCCGCCAATGA
- a CDS encoding Bcr/CflA family multidrug efflux MFS transporter gives MQQNRSSHLGLIFILGLLSMLMPLAIDMYLPSMPVIAKQFGVEAGSVQMTLSAYMLGFALGQLFYGPMSDSIGRKPVILWGTLIFAIAGGACAMAQSIDQLINLRFLHGLSAAAASVVINALMRDMFTKDEFSRMMSFVILVMTIAPLLAPMIGGALLLWFSWHAIFWTMGAAALIGSLLVAFFIKETLPKERRQKFHLRTTLGNFASLFRHKRVLSYMLASAFSFAGMFSFLSAGPFVYIELNHVSPQHFGYYFALNIVFLFLTTLVNSRNVRRLGAIKMFRLGLFVQLAMGLWLLAVSAIGLGFWALVLGVAVYLGCIAMISSNAMAVILDDFPHMAGTASSLAGTLRFSIGALVGAILAMAPGKSAWPMVSSMALCSIVAVLFYLYASRPRHKASPNTP, from the coding sequence GTGCAACAGAACCGGTCATCTCACCTCGGTTTGATTTTTATTCTGGGCCTGCTTTCCATGCTGATGCCATTGGCTATCGACATGTATTTGCCCAGTATGCCGGTGATTGCCAAACAGTTCGGCGTCGAGGCGGGCAGCGTGCAGATGACGCTCAGCGCCTATATGCTCGGCTTTGCTTTGGGGCAGCTGTTCTACGGGCCAATGTCAGACAGTATCGGCCGCAAGCCGGTGATCCTGTGGGGAACGCTGATCTTCGCGATTGCCGGCGGCGCCTGTGCAATGGCGCAGTCGATCGACCAGTTGATCAACCTGCGTTTCCTGCACGGGCTGTCGGCGGCGGCGGCGAGCGTGGTGATTAACGCCCTGATGCGCGATATGTTCACCAAGGACGAATTCTCACGCATGATGTCGTTTGTCATCCTGGTGATGACCATCGCCCCTTTGCTGGCGCCGATGATCGGCGGTGCGCTGCTGCTGTGGTTCAGTTGGCATGCGATTTTCTGGACCATGGGCGCGGCGGCGCTGATCGGTTCGTTGCTGGTGGCGTTCTTTATCAAGGAGACGCTGCCGAAGGAGCGACGGCAGAAATTTCATCTGCGAACCACGCTGGGCAACTTCGCTTCATTGTTCCGGCACAAGCGGGTGCTGAGCTACATGCTGGCCAGCGCCTTCTCGTTTGCCGGCATGTTCTCGTTCCTCAGCGCCGGGCCGTTTGTGTATATCGAGCTTAATCACGTATCGCCGCAGCATTTTGGTTACTATTTTGCGCTGAACATTGTGTTTTTGTTCCTGACGACGCTGGTCAACAGCCGCAATGTGCGGCGGCTGGGGGCGATCAAAATGTTCCGTTTGGGCCTGTTTGTTCAATTGGCGATGGGGTTGTGGTTACTGGCGGTTAGCGCAATCGGCCTCGGCTTCTGGGCGTTGGTGCTGGGCGTGGCGGTGTATCTGGGTTGCATCGCCATGATTTCGTCAAACGCCATGGCAGTGATCCTGGACGATTTCCCGCATATGGCGGGCACCGCGTCCTCTCTGGCCGGTACGCTACGTTTCAGTATTGGTGCGCTGGTGGGCGCGATACTGGCGATGGCGCCCGGCAAGAGCGCCTGGCCGATGGTCTCTTCGATGGCGTTGTGCAGCATCGTTGCGGTACTGTTCTATTTATACGCCAGCCGGCCGCGCCATAAAGCCTCACCGAATACGCCGTAG
- the yejF gene encoding microcin C ABC transporter ATP-binding protein YejF, with translation MASTPLLSIQDLGVAFRQGEVLNPVVNGLSLQIEKAETLALVGESGSGKSVTALSVLRLLPSPPVVYTAGDIQFNGNSLLHAPEAELRKVRGNQISMIFQEPMVSLNPLHTIEKQLAEVLALHRGMRRDVARGEIIQCLDRVGIRNAKGRLKDYPHQLSGGERQRVMIAMAVLTQPKLLIADEPTTALDVTIQAQILLLLKELKQEMGMGLLFITHNLNIVRRLADNVAVMRQGQCVEQKDRVRLFSQPQHPYTQQLLAAENVGDPLPLPADAAPLLKVENLQVSFPIKRGLLRRTVGHHYALKDLSFELKAGESVGLVGESGSGKSTTGLALLRLLSAKGAMWFNGQPLHQFSMKQMLPYRSQMQIVFQDPFSALNPRLNVLQIIAEGLEVHQKLSAEQREQRVIEVLQEVGLDPALRHRYPTEFSGGQRQRIAIARALILQPQLLILDEPTSSLDKSVQAQILTLLKSLQQRHRLAYLFISHDLQVVRSLCHQVIVLRQGEVVEQGDCQTIFNSPAAAYTQQLLQLAD, from the coding sequence ATGGCTAGCACTCCTCTGCTTTCAATTCAGGATCTCGGCGTGGCTTTTCGTCAGGGAGAGGTATTGAACCCGGTGGTCAATGGCCTTTCGCTGCAGATCGAAAAGGCAGAGACGCTGGCGTTGGTGGGTGAGTCCGGTTCAGGCAAAAGCGTCACTGCGCTGTCGGTATTGCGCCTGCTGCCCTCGCCTCCGGTGGTCTATACCGCCGGCGATATCCAGTTCAACGGCAATTCGCTGCTGCATGCGCCAGAGGCCGAGCTGCGCAAGGTGCGCGGCAACCAGATTTCGATGATTTTCCAGGAGCCGATGGTGTCGCTCAATCCGCTGCACACCATTGAAAAACAGCTGGCCGAAGTACTGGCGCTGCATCGCGGCATGCGGCGCGACGTCGCACGCGGCGAGATCATCCAATGCCTGGATCGCGTCGGTATCCGCAATGCCAAAGGACGGTTGAAAGACTATCCGCATCAGCTTTCCGGCGGCGAGCGGCAGCGGGTGATGATCGCCATGGCGGTGCTGACCCAGCCCAAATTGCTGATCGCGGATGAACCCACCACCGCGCTTGATGTGACTATCCAGGCGCAAATTCTACTGCTGCTGAAGGAGCTGAAGCAGGAAATGGGCATGGGGCTGCTGTTTATCACCCACAACCTGAATATTGTGCGTCGCCTGGCGGACAACGTGGCGGTGATGCGCCAGGGCCAATGCGTTGAGCAGAAAGACCGTGTCCGCCTGTTTAGCCAGCCGCAGCATCCTTACACCCAGCAATTGCTGGCGGCGGAGAACGTGGGCGATCCGCTGCCCTTGCCGGCGGATGCCGCTCCGCTGCTGAAGGTGGAAAACCTGCAGGTCAGCTTCCCAATCAAGCGCGGTTTGCTGCGCCGCACGGTCGGTCATCATTATGCACTGAAGGATTTGAGTTTTGAGCTGAAGGCCGGGGAAAGCGTTGGGCTGGTAGGAGAATCAGGTTCGGGGAAAAGCACCACCGGGCTGGCGCTATTGCGTCTGCTGAGTGCCAAAGGCGCTATGTGGTTTAACGGCCAGCCGCTGCACCAGTTCAGCATGAAGCAAATGCTGCCGTACCGCAGCCAGATGCAGATTGTGTTCCAGGATCCTTTCTCGGCGCTGAACCCCCGGCTGAACGTGCTGCAAATTATTGCCGAAGGTCTGGAAGTACACCAGAAACTGAGTGCCGAGCAGCGAGAACAGCGGGTGATCGAGGTATTGCAAGAAGTGGGATTGGATCCTGCTTTGCGCCACCGTTACCCAACCGAGTTTTCCGGCGGCCAACGCCAACGTATCGCCATCGCACGTGCGCTGATTTTACAACCGCAGTTGCTGATCCTGGATGAGCCAACCTCGTCGCTGGACAAATCGGTGCAGGCGCAAATCTTGACGTTGCTGAAATCACTGCAACAACGCCACCGGCTGGCCTATCTGTTTATCAGCCACGATTTACAGGTAGTGCGTTCGCTGTGTCATCAGGTCATTGTATTGCGACAGGGAGAGGTGGTTGAGCAAGGCGATTGTCAGACGATCTTTAACTCGCCCGCCGCCGCTTATACGCAGCAGCTGTTGCAGTTGGCGGACTAG
- a CDS encoding DEAD/DEAH box helicase yields MAFTLRPYQLEAVEATIKHFRQHPQPALIVLPTGAGKSLVIAELAKRARGRVLVLAHVKELVAQNHAKYRAYGLEADIFAAGLQQKDSAGKVVFGSVQSVARNLSLFDGAFSLLIIDECHRISDDDESQYQQIIQHLQKTNPQLRLLGLTATPYRLGKGWIYQYHYHGFTRGDASSLFRDCIYELPLRYMIKNGYLVPPERLDMPIVQYDFSRLEARSNGLFSEVDLNRELKQQNRITPHIISQIVEYAETRKGVMIFASTVEHAREVHGLLPSGEAALVSAETPAAERDALIEAFKQQQLRYLVNVAVLTTGFDAPHVDLIAILRPTESVSLYQQIVGRGLRLAPGKEDCLILDYAGNPHDLFTPEVGVSKPHSDSQPVQVFCPGCGFANLFWGKCTENGDIIEHYGRRCQGWLEDDEGHREQCDYRFRFKSCPHCGAENDIAARRCHQCQEVLVDPDDMLKAALKLKDALVLRCGGMELQSGRDEKGEWLKATYYDEDGTSTSERFRLQTPAQRKAFEMLFLRPHQRAPGVPFAWQNAADVLAQQALLRHPDFVVARKRGQFWQVREKVFDYQGRFRRANELY; encoded by the coding sequence ATGGCCTTTACTCTGCGCCCCTACCAACTGGAAGCGGTCGAAGCCACCATTAAACATTTCCGTCAGCACCCGCAGCCGGCGCTGATTGTGCTGCCGACCGGCGCCGGTAAAAGCCTGGTGATCGCCGAGCTGGCGAAGCGCGCGCGCGGCAGGGTCCTGGTGTTGGCCCACGTGAAAGAACTGGTGGCGCAAAACCACGCCAAATATCGCGCTTACGGACTGGAGGCGGATATCTTTGCCGCCGGTCTGCAGCAAAAAGACAGCGCCGGTAAGGTGGTATTTGGCAGCGTTCAATCGGTGGCGCGCAATCTGTCGCTGTTCGACGGCGCATTTTCCCTGCTGATCATCGACGAATGCCACCGCATCAGTGACGACGACGAAAGCCAGTACCAACAGATTATTCAGCATCTGCAGAAAACCAACCCACAGCTGCGGCTGCTGGGACTGACCGCCACCCCGTACCGGCTGGGAAAAGGCTGGATTTATCAGTATCACTATCACGGCTTTACCCGCGGCGATGCCAGCAGCCTGTTCCGCGACTGCATTTATGAGCTGCCGCTGCGTTACATGATCAAGAACGGCTATTTGGTGCCGCCGGAACGGCTGGACATGCCGATTGTGCAGTATGACTTCAGCCGTCTGGAGGCCAGAAGCAATGGCCTGTTCAGCGAGGTGGACCTGAACCGCGAACTGAAGCAGCAAAATCGCATCACTCCGCATATCATCAGCCAAATCGTGGAATACGCCGAAACGCGTAAGGGGGTGATGATTTTCGCCTCCACCGTTGAGCACGCCCGTGAAGTTCACGGCCTGTTGCCGTCAGGCGAGGCCGCGTTGGTCAGTGCAGAAACCCCTGCCGCCGAGCGCGATGCCCTGATTGAAGCGTTCAAACAGCAGCAATTGCGCTATCTGGTGAATGTGGCGGTACTGACCACCGGTTTTGATGCACCGCACGTTGATCTGATCGCCATCCTGCGCCCAACAGAGTCCGTTAGCCTATATCAACAAATCGTCGGCCGCGGGCTGCGGCTGGCCCCCGGCAAAGAGGATTGTCTGATCCTCGACTACGCCGGGAACCCGCACGACCTGTTCACGCCGGAGGTGGGGGTCAGCAAGCCGCACAGCGATAGCCAACCTGTGCAGGTATTTTGTCCCGGCTGCGGCTTCGCCAACCTGTTCTGGGGCAAGTGCACCGAGAATGGCGATATCATTGAACATTATGGTCGCCGCTGTCAGGGTTGGCTGGAGGACGATGAAGGCCATCGCGAGCAGTGCGATTACCGTTTTCGTTTCAAAAGCTGCCCGCACTGCGGTGCGGAGAACGACATTGCCGCTCGCCGCTGCCATCAGTGTCAGGAGGTGCTGGTCGATCCCGACGATATGCTGAAGGCGGCGCTGAAGCTGAAAGACGCTCTGGTATTACGCTGTGGCGGCATGGAGTTGCAAAGCGGCCGCGATGAAAAAGGCGAGTGGCTAAAGGCGACCTATTACGACGAAGATGGCACCAGCACCAGCGAACGTTTTCGTTTGCAAACGCCGGCGCAGCGCAAAGCCTTTGAAATGCTGTTCCTGCGCCCACATCAGCGTGCGCCTGGGGTGCCGTTCGCTTGGCAAAATGCCGCCGACGTGCTGGCTCAGCAAGCGCTGCTGCGTCATCCGGATTTTGTTGTGGCGCGCAAACGCGGGCAATTCTGGCAGGTACGAGAAAAAGTGTTCGATTATCAAGGACGCTTCCGCCGCGCCAATGAGCTGTACTGA
- a CDS encoding extracellular solute-binding protein, whose product MSVRVFAALVLSALSFGLQAETLNESYAFAQLGEPKYSTDFSHYDYVNPAAPKGGDVRLAAIGTYDNFNRYAPRGVPGERTDALYDSLFTTSDDEIGSYYPLIAESARFPADMRWVEIDINARARFHDSTPITAADVAFTFNKFMTEGVPQFRVAYKGITVKAISRLTVRIEFPQPDKDKLLGLFSLPILPQSFWKDHKLNDPLSTPPLSSGPYKIASYRLGQYITYQRVRDYWAANLPVNRGRFNFDSIRYDYYLDDKVALEAFKAGAYDFRIEGSPKNWATQYQGGNFARNYIIKQDETNQSAQNTRWMAFNMRRPLFADPKIREAITLAFDFDWMNKALYYNAYQRTNSYFQNTPYAASGYPDAAELALLAPLKGKVPAEVFTSIYQPPSSDGSGNDRQNLLKATQLLNQAGWEVKNQRLVNSKTGQPFSFELMLLSGSNFQYVLPFQHNLKRLGIDMQIREIDISQFTKRMRDGDFDMMPTVYLAMPFPSSSLETLWDSKYINSSWNTPGVTDPAVDSLVRQIAAHQGDEKALLPLGRALDRVLTWNRYMLPMWYSNHDRYAYWDKFSTPPIRPAYVIGFDNWWFDVNKAARLPTQQQ is encoded by the coding sequence ATGTCCGTGCGCGTTTTTGCTGCCCTGGTGCTCTCAGCACTGAGTTTCGGTCTGCAGGCTGAAACCCTCAATGAAAGCTATGCTTTCGCCCAGCTCGGTGAGCCCAAGTACTCCACCGATTTTAGCCATTACGACTACGTTAACCCGGCGGCGCCCAAAGGTGGCGATGTGCGGCTGGCAGCGATCGGCACCTATGATAACTTCAACCGCTACGCCCCCCGCGGCGTGCCCGGCGAACGCACCGACGCATTGTATGACTCTCTGTTTACTACCTCGGACGATGAAATAGGCAGCTACTACCCGCTGATTGCCGAATCTGCCCGCTTCCCGGCCGACATGCGCTGGGTAGAGATCGATATCAACGCCCGCGCCCGCTTCCACGATAGCACGCCCATCACCGCCGCCGACGTGGCCTTCACCTTTAACAAGTTTATGACCGAGGGCGTACCGCAGTTTCGCGTCGCCTACAAAGGCATTACGGTCAAGGCTATCTCACGTCTGACGGTACGTATCGAATTCCCGCAGCCGGATAAAGACAAACTGCTGGGGCTGTTTAGCCTCCCCATATTGCCGCAAAGCTTCTGGAAAGATCACAAGTTGAATGACCCCCTGAGCACGCCGCCGCTCAGCAGCGGGCCGTACAAGATTGCCAGCTACCGCCTAGGCCAATATATTACCTATCAGCGCGTGCGAGATTATTGGGCGGCTAACCTGCCGGTTAACCGTGGCCGTTTTAACTTCGACAGCATCCGCTACGACTACTACCTGGACGATAAAGTTGCGCTGGAAGCCTTTAAGGCCGGTGCCTATGACTTCCGCATTGAAGGCTCGCCAAAAAACTGGGCAACCCAGTACCAGGGGGGCAATTTCGCACGCAACTATATAATCAAACAGGACGAAACCAACCAGTCGGCGCAAAATACCCGCTGGATGGCCTTCAACATGAGACGCCCGCTGTTTGCCGACCCCAAGATTCGCGAGGCGATCACGCTGGCGTTTGATTTTGACTGGATGAACAAGGCGCTGTATTACAATGCCTATCAACGCACCAACAGCTATTTCCAAAATACGCCTTACGCCGCCAGCGGTTATCCTGACGCGGCTGAATTGGCGCTGCTGGCACCGCTGAAGGGCAAGGTACCGGCGGAAGTCTTCACCAGTATCTACCAGCCACCGTCCTCCGACGGCAGCGGCAACGATCGCCAGAACCTGCTGAAAGCCACGCAATTGCTGAACCAGGCCGGCTGGGAAGTGAAAAACCAGCGGTTGGTGAACAGCAAAACCGGCCAGCCCTTCAGCTTCGAACTGATGCTGCTGAGCGGCAGCAACTTCCAGTACGTATTGCCGTTCCAGCACAACCTGAAACGGCTGGGCATCGATATGCAGATCCGTGAGATCGACATATCCCAATTCACTAAGCGTATGCGAGACGGTGATTTCGACATGATGCCGACGGTCTATTTGGCTATGCCCTTCCCAAGCTCCAGCCTTGAGACGCTTTGGGATTCCAAATACATCAACTCCAGTTGGAATACCCCCGGCGTCACCGATCCGGCCGTCGACAGCCTGGTCAGGCAGATCGCCGCGCACCAGGGCGACGAGAAAGCCCTGCTGCCGCTGGGCAGGGCGTTGGATCGGGTACTGACCTGGAACAGGTACATGCTGCCGATGTGGTATTCCAATCACGATCGCTACGCGTACTGGGACAAATTCTCCACGCCGCCTATCCGCCCGGCCTATGTGATCGGCTTCGATAACTGGTGGTTTGACGTCAATAAGGCGGCGCGTTTGCCGACTCAACAACAATAA
- a CDS encoding YejG family protein — MESIQLSVVHRLPQSYRWLSGSTGVKVEPIPLSGIDEDNNLIGLKLLSHEGADAWQVMQQLNLSLQEIQVDCAIVEWEGEPCLFVQRCDESTTLCRLKNVGAAIAEPMSAQYPF; from the coding sequence GTGGAAAGTATCCAACTTTCGGTAGTGCATCGCTTGCCGCAAAGTTATCGTTGGCTATCAGGCTCTACCGGCGTCAAGGTCGAACCGATTCCGCTCAGCGGAATAGACGAAGATAACAACCTGATTGGCCTGAAACTGCTCAGCCATGAAGGGGCTGACGCCTGGCAGGTCATGCAGCAGCTTAATCTGTCTTTGCAGGAGATTCAGGTCGACTGCGCCATCGTGGAGTGGGAAGGGGAGCCTTGCCTGTTTGTGCAACGCTGTGACGAAAGCACCACCCTGTGCCGGCTCAAAAACGTCGGTGCCGCTATCGCCGAACCCATGAGTGCGCAATATCCTTTCTGA
- the rplY gene encoding 50S ribosomal protein L25, which produces MFTINVEVRKDQGKGASRRLRAANKFPAIVYGGEEAPVSIELDHDSVKNMEAKAEFYSEAVTLVIDGKETKVKVQAVQRHPFKPKLTHIDFVRA; this is translated from the coding sequence ATGTTCACTATCAATGTAGAAGTACGTAAAGACCAGGGTAAGGGTGCGAGCCGCCGCCTGCGTGCAGCAAATAAATTCCCAGCTATCGTTTACGGTGGCGAAGAAGCTCCAGTTTCCATCGAGCTGGACCATGATTCTGTTAAGAACATGGAAGCTAAAGCAGAATTCTACAGCGAAGCTGTAACTCTGGTTATCGACGGTAAAGAAACCAAAGTTAAAGTTCAGGCTGTACAGCGTCACCCGTTCAAGCCGAAGCTGACCCACATCGACTTCGTTCGCGCGTAA
- a CDS encoding ABC transporter permease: protein MSRLSPINQARWARFRSNRRGYWSLWIFLVLFVLSLGANLIANDRPLLVRYEGRLYLPFIIDYSETTFGGELNTATDYQDPFVKKQIDSHGWAVWPPIRFSYDTINFATEVPFPSAPSRHNLLGTDGNGSDVLARVLYGFRISMLFGLALTLFSSVIGVCVGAVQGYYGGRIDLWGQRFIEVWSGMPTLFLIILLSSIVQPNFWWLLGITILFGWMSLVGVVRAEFLRTRNYDYIRAARAMGVQDRVIMYRHMLPNAMVAMLTFLPFILCGSITTLTSLDFLGFGLPIGSPSLGELLLQGKNNLQAPWLGITAFLVLAVLLSLLIFIGEAVRDAFDPSKAH from the coding sequence ATGAGCCGCTTAAGCCCAATTAACCAGGCGCGTTGGGCACGTTTTCGCAGCAACCGCCGCGGCTACTGGTCGCTGTGGATTTTTCTGGTGCTGTTTGTCCTCAGCCTGGGGGCCAACCTGATCGCCAACGACAGACCACTGCTGGTGCGCTACGAAGGGCGCCTGTATCTGCCGTTCATCATCGACTACAGCGAGACCACCTTCGGCGGCGAGCTGAACACCGCCACCGACTATCAAGATCCCTTCGTAAAAAAACAGATCGACAGCCACGGCTGGGCGGTTTGGCCGCCGATCCGCTTCAGTTACGACACCATCAATTTCGCTACCGAAGTGCCCTTCCCCTCCGCGCCTTCACGCCACAATCTGTTGGGCACCGACGGTAACGGCAGCGACGTGCTGGCCCGCGTGCTGTATGGCTTTCGTATTTCGATGCTGTTCGGGCTGGCGTTGACGCTGTTCTCCAGCGTGATTGGCGTTTGCGTCGGTGCCGTACAGGGCTACTACGGCGGGCGCATAGACCTGTGGGGCCAGCGCTTTATCGAGGTGTGGTCGGGCATGCCGACGCTGTTTTTGATCATTTTGTTGTCGAGCATCGTACAACCCAATTTCTGGTGGCTGCTCGGCATCACCATTTTATTCGGCTGGATGAGCCTGGTGGGCGTGGTGCGCGCCGAGTTCTTGCGTACCCGCAACTACGACTATATCCGCGCCGCACGCGCCATGGGGGTGCAGGATCGGGTCATTATGTATCGCCATATGCTGCCCAATGCGATGGTGGCGATGCTGACTTTCTTGCCGTTTATTCTGTGCGGCTCCATCACGACCCTGACCTCGCTCGACTTCCTTGGCTTCGGCCTGCCGATAGGTTCCCCGTCGCTCGGCGAACTGCTGCTGCAGGGCAAGAACAACCTTCAGGCGCCGTGGCTCGGCATCACCGCTTTCCTGGTGCTGGCGGTGCTGCTGTCTTTACTCATCTTTATCGGCGAAGCGGTACGCGACGCCTTTGACCCCAGCAAGGCGCATTAA